GAGAGCCAAAGAGAAGCAGCTCTTTTAATTGGTCAATTTGCTGGATCAGACGAGTCAGATTCAAAGGTGGATCAAGTTTTTAGCTTCTACAAAATACTAAAAGTCTATCACTTGTAGGAGaattttcttattaatttttataacttGTGGTTCATGCAGGCTCACATTGCCCAAAGAGGGGCTATAAGACCTTTGGTTGACTTGCTTATGTCGCCAGATGAAAACCTTAGAGAAATGTCTACTTTTGCTCTTGGGAGGTTAGCACAGGTGATTATTTCTAACAATAAATATTTGGTCTCATGTCTGTTTATGTGAATATAAAATTGATGATTACAGATTGTAGTTTTGATGATCATAATCGTGATTGATCAGCTTGATATAGGATTGTCCAATGATCTTCTATTTAAATTTATATGTGATGAGTCTTAATGGTACAAAGAAACTCTTTGTAGACATTGCCTGATATTGTCACTACATTAAACAAGGACATATTAAAGACATTCTTTGGAGTTTAGATATTATATGCTTCTAATTTAACTTATTGATCCACACAACTTTGCCTATGGTAGCCATAGCCTACCTAAGAACCTCCAATGCTACTTTGGGTAACTTTTTGGTTGTATGTGGGAATTGCTTTCTTTAACATATCTCTTATTGCTTATACATTCAAATTTTAGGACTCGCATAATCAAGCTGGTATCGCTTATAACGGAGGTATAAAGCCTCTGCTCAATCTTCTTGAATCAAAGAATGGGTACATCCAACACCATGCAGCATATGCTCTCTATGGTCTTGCTGACAATGAGGTGAAGTCAGTTTCCTTGATCTTTGCTTGGTCAAAACCATAGTGATATGCAGCCACTGATATTATATCATTGTAATACAGGACAATGTTGCAGATATTATTAAGGCTGGTGGTTTTCAAAAACTTCTGGATGGACATTTTGAAGCTCAAGTATGCTCATTTAGTCTTCTTTGTAGCATAGTAATATTGCATTTGATTTACCGGTATTTCTTCTTAATGAtactttattattattaattcagTTTTTGTTATCATTGTGGTTTGACTCACAGCCTACTAAAGAGTGTGtagccaaaacaaaaaaaagattgGAGGAGAAGATGCATGGCCGAGTGAGTTCTCCAGCAAATTATTCATTTTCTATGGCCAGTGCTTGATTTTAGTCAAATATTAGATTTGTAACCTGTGTTGATACATATTTTTTGCATTATCTAATATGATTATTGTGTTGATTCCTCTTTGGCAGGTACTCAAACATGTATTATATCTTATGCGCTTTGCAGACAAAGGTGTTCAAAGACATGTAGCTATTGCACTTGCTCATTTATGTTCCCCTGATGATCATAAAACTATTTTTGTTGACAATAATggtaataaatttaatttgacATATTTTGTTATTCTCACTCAATATTTAGAAACAAATTTCATTCATTATGCTGATAAATCTTCAGGACTAGAATTGCTGCTAGTTCTTCTTGAATCTTCAAACCTAAAGCAAAAGCGTGATGCTTCAGCAGCGCTTCACAAGTTGGCTTCCAAAGCCACATCTGTCTCTCTTGCTGATGCTgctcctccatcatcaccatctcccCAGGTATTTTATTATCATGTGCTAAAGCACTTGTTCTGCGTTATCATAATTGCATCACTCTTTTGAAACTAAGCTTCTAATATTCTGTTGTTAATGTTATAGGGATGGAAATGTAAAAAAAAGATATAGTTGTTTTTCACATTTCCTGTTAATTATTTTTGGTTGCATATTTTGTAGGTGTACTTGGGTGAACAATATGTGAATAATCCACAACTTTCTGATGTCACATTCTTAGTTGAAGGTGGAGACTCATTGCTttctattattttgtttttatggaTATTGATTTAGATATTTGGTCTAATTTACTAAGTTTTCCTTTCTTCAGGTAAGAGGTTTTATGCTCATAAAGTTTGTTTACTGGCTTCCTCTGATCCATTCCGCGCGATGTTTGATGGGGGTTATAGGGTAAGTTTTAATTAATCTTGCAACTATGTTTTGAGCCTCATTTTCTTATTATCTTTCATTCTGATGTGGCTGTGATGGTTGGTTCTTCACTTTGCAATTGAAATAAGAGTGATGGATCCATAATAATGTCTTAAAATGTGTATTGCAGGAAAGTGAAGCCAAAGATATAGAGATTCCAAATATTAAATGGAATGTCTTTGAGTTGATGATGAGGTATTGTGGTGCAATATCTACTATTCCTTTTCTATAACTTTTTTAATCCTTTTTCATAATTGGCCTCTATGTATGACTTGATTTTCTGTTGGACTTCAGATTTATTTACACTGGAACAGTAGAGGTCAAATTGGATATTGTTGAGGACCTCCTCAGAGCTGCAGATCAATATCTTCTGGATGGTCTTAAGTGTCTTTGTGAAAAAGCTATTTCTCAGGTACCAAGAATTGAGTTTCACAGTTGTGTCTATGCTTGCGGAACTTTATAATTTGATCTAAATCCGGTGATTCTTGAAATTACTCTTATAGGTTATTTCTGTGGAAAATGTTACCATAATGTATGGTATGTCAGAGGTATATAATGCTACATCACTAAGAAATTCTTGCATTCTGTTTGTCCTGGAGCAATTTGATAAGCTTAGTGCCAAACCATGGTATGTACATTCTAAAACATAAAACAATACTTTCATAGTTCACTGAGTTTTATTTTATCAATAATTTTTCCCTCTATTTGTTCAATATGCAGGTCTTCTCGCTTTCTTAGTTGCATTGCACCCGAGATACGCGATTTTTTCTCAGCTTTACTTACCAAGCCATGTTCAACTGATTCTTGAGGATCTGTAGATTTTTAAACATTAAATGAGGAAAGGTGAAAATGTATAAAGCTGTAAATGCCTTTCCTTGATATAGAAATGCAAATCATTTTTTGTTAAACAAGCTTCTATAGTGGGGAAAGAGTCATTCCATTGTGACATTTATAAGACTAAAGATTGTGATATTTTGATATCAAGACCGGAGTGTCATTTTGTCCAAGTATAACTTAATTATTTTACATATCTGATTTGGGCTTTTTTTTGCAAGAAACTGCTGGTTTTGGTCTTTAGGTACCCGTGGTTGGAATTGTTAATGCATTTCGTTAGTGATCTTCTCATGAATTTAAAACATTAAACACTGATATAATACCATCTTATTACCCTGATTCTTAAGTTGAAGTGTTTTGCCATTTTTTAACTTTGAAATTTGTTAAAACCTTTAATGTGGTGTTTTTAAAAGCATACACTTATGTTAATTAGATTGGCAGCTCTGTTGGTTGACGCGGATGTAATGAACCTTTTGCCATTGgcccttaatataatgaatttcaaaaaaaaaaagattggcaTAACACCCTTTATTGTGCTTAATAGGTTAACTTTATATATGGTTTAAGATATCTCTTAATCCTTATATCCTTTTAAGTGCATTTTTAGGCTTGTAGAAAATTACTTGgctggtttttttttataagcaaatacTTGGCTGGTAAAGAGAGCATATCACCACGTCTAAATTCACATACACTaacacaatgaaaaaaaaaaaatccttttaAATTTTGGATACTAAATAACACTGAACAATCTTGGATTTGGTTAAAAGCCAAATCAAACAATTGTAATTTTTCCTATTTTGTTTGATTGACAAACCCATTATACTTTTAGGTTAAGGTACCCCTTGACCTATTAAAAGATTTGgctgataaaaaaaatgcaatgtaaatgaaattttattccctttaaaaaaaattattttttttggtttcccaaggtatccccacagccgacagccatgagactaatccccCGAGGCTCTGAAAAATTCCGTTCACTTAAAATGTCTTCTAATGTCCATTTACACTTAATATAAACTATTTAGGAATTTACATTtgcatttttataaatataaatattgataCAAATGATGTAAATTTTATTTTGCATTATTTcattatttacttttttttttgttacatcagaaaataaacaacaacaagaacaacTACAAAGCAGCCAAACAATCCCTCATAATGAGGGTTTCAAGCTCCATAGGCAGAGTATCTAGCAGACAAAAAGGCAGTTCTGGGTTCGAAGCTTCTCTTTTGGCTAGCCAAAAGAGGAGCTAAGTAATATAAGTATAAGTATATAATTTGAATAAATGTTTGTTTTACACTTGCAAAATACAAGTGGAAGGtgaaaattttcaaacatgAAGAGAAGTGTCACCTTTAAACGTTTATCCAATCAAAACATATGTTATCATATTAGGTTTTCTAGGGGTATGAAACAATGAAATATACAAATTTCAATCCAACACACCtcacttaatttaatttgaCAAATATGCATATTATTATTCTCTTCATCAAGCTAATGAAACaagaatttaaaaataaaaaagagttgGTCTAAATCATTAATTGGGATAAAATCACCTCACCCATATTTACTTCGGGTGATTTAGACAAATCCAAAAAATTGCCCATCCATGAaatattttcttataaaaaaacccCAAAACTCTAGTTAACTATTTTCCtcctaaaacaaaaaaaaactatttccTTTTTTGTGTCTATATTTCCATTTGGTGAATATTGAATTGAAATATTGAATGATggaaaatcagaaaaaaaaaatagtttattttgAGAAGCTTTATTACTTTCGAATTATccaaaagaagagaatgaatgtGAGTGTTGTTGGACTTGGAGGCTAAACGATTTGCAGAAAAAACAAGGAAGGTAGAGGAAGTAGCAGCATGGCGATGAGTGTTCAGCTATCATCTTCATCAGGCTTGTGGGTACCCAACTCTCCACACCGTGTTCCCAGCCGAGGCAAACCCGGGTCCCCATCAGCTCTCGCTGCCACACCACCAACACTCTCATCTCAACCTCCCACCATTCAGGTAACCACCCTCACTCACCTACCCACATGCTCCTTTCATTCAAGTTCTTATCTTTTTACTGTAAATATTCATTTGTAGCACTTGAAGAGCTTTCAATGTTGTGGGTTTGTTCATTGCTGTGTTATGAAATGTTTCAGAAATCCaagtttcttcctttttttgttttttcaaagaGGATGTTCTGGACTTATGTATAATCAAACCAATAATTTAGTCGAGTCTTGTGGATGGAAAAAACGTCCGCGGGGAGAGTTTGCCCcaccatgatgtggatgttccCGGCTCGAGCAGGATTGTCTCCGAAGGAGGACACCtgtcattaaaattaacattggGTATTTTTGTGATGAGAATGTTGCAGATAGTAGGGCTGAGAGGCCCTAGTTGGAGTGAAAATGGAATTGCCAATCCCAATAGCAATACATTTGATGGCTGTGAAGGAGAGAATAATCTTTGGTCTGAACTTGACACTGATCTTTATCATTGGACAAAGGCCTTACGCCCCGTGCAGGTATTTATGTATCCATCAATGTGCCTTGTTTTGTGTTACATCATTGCATAACTTTTGTTAGGTTATTTATTCTTCCTTGGTATTGGGCAGTGGTTTCCTGGACATATTGCAAAAGCAGAAAAAGAGCTGAAGGAGCAGCTCAGGTTGATGGATGTTGTGATAGAGGTGCGGGACGGGCGAATTCCTATGTCCACAACTCATCCTCAGGTAAGGTTTTTCTTCTGTCTTTTGAATTTTGTTGAGTATTGACTTAGAGTTAACATGAAAGTGTTTTGTGTTAATTCTGTTCTCTGTACTCCTTGTGTTGACTTAAACCAATTGGCATTTGATTGAACTTTTTTGGGgtttttcttctcctcttcccATTATTTAAAATCTATAAGGTGTTCTCGTTTTCCCTCTTGGTTAAGGAAATCAATACTTGTTTCTTGCAGTTCTCTATTGTTGCTCTTGGCTTCTTTATCTGATAGGTACTTGCAGTCATTCTCCATGGCTTATTTGTTTGTTGAACATTATTTCTTCTGCCAATGTTAAAAATTGTTATGAATGTCACATGATACTTCTTAATGGGGCATAAAGTATTAGTGAATAGTGAGACCCTGCATCCAATTACAATATTTAGGCCTTAGTAGGAACTAGGAACTAGGACAATACATTTCAAGTTTTCAACTCTTCGTCTAATTATTACTTCTGCTTTTATAGATGGATCTATGGCTTGGTAATAGAAAGAGAATTCTGGTTTTAAATAGAGAAGACATGATATCAACTGAAGACCGTAATGCTTGGGCAGAGTATTTTACTAGGAATGGCACAAAGGTTGTCTTCTCCAATGGGCAGCTTGGAATGGTatccaaacaattttttttttctagttctCGATGTTCTGAATGTTCTTGTACAAGATGTCTGATCCTATGTTGTAAGTACAGGGCACAATGAAGCTAGGCCGGTTAGCAAAGGAATTAGCAGCTAATGTAAATGTTAAACGCAGAGCCAAAGGACTACTTCCTCGTGCGGTGGGTTGCTCCTAGAAATTGCAAACCAATTTTGGTTCTCTTTTATTCATTTCATATACTAGTTTTCTTGTAAAAGGACTACTTCTCTACCTCAAAGAATAAGGAAACATATCTTTTATTTGAGgaagaaataacttatatttctGTATGCATGCTAATTTTTGGCAACACTCTTGTAATTTAAAAGGACCATTTTTTCATCTCAAAGAATTAGAAAAAATGTGTTTTATTAGAGAAAGAGAGGACTGAATACATACTCATTTTCACCACTCTCGTCCTCTCTTTCTTAGTTTCTTACAGCTTCTATGCTCactgatttaaaatatttttctgtAAATGGTATGAAATGTTATAGTTTTGCTGATTCCTTTTAGTAAATTGCATCTAGAGTGAAACAGAGGCTCAGGTAAATGGTATATAAAGAATAAAATTTGGTGATTTCTCTGTACAGTTTTCCCTTGCATTCCATCTATCTTGTGTTCCTTATTTTACAAGAAAAGAGGTGCCTTATCAGGTCATCAGTTAGTTACTTAGTTTTGCagatttttagtatttttttaaatgaatataattgattttggataaTTCTGATTCTTGAGTTAAATTTTCATGTTGCTTTGGCTTTTGGTTCGTAATACTactcaaaattatattttattgattattGATATGCTCTATGGTAGTAGATTGGTCCTGAATCTGCACGGAGCAAACTTGCCCTTTAATTGATAGCAAATCATTGTCATTCATGTGTAATGCTTCTCAAAGTATTATTTCTTATCACAATTATTTAAAGAATGTATTTTACTGTTAAATAGGTTCGAGCTGGAATAGTTGGATATCCTAATGTTGGAAAATCATCTTTGATCAACCGTTTGTTGAAGCGAAGAATGTGCCCAGCAGCTCCTAGGCCAGGAGTAACTAGAGAATTGAGGTAAGTtgctaattttatttatttatatgttgATGAATTTATTTGTAGTTTCTTTAACTTGTTACTTGACAGAAACCTTGGTACTGTTAAGTTTGTACTGTGTCTGATATTGAATGTTATCTATAACCCCCTCTGACCTCTAAAATGGCTAAAACTTGAACAAACTTCAAAATCTAATGGGTGCAACCTGTTTCCTGACATCAGAACGATCTAATGCTGAAAAATATAGCTTATGTGGTTTTCTTTGCTCTCAACAGATGAAACGCTAATGGTGATATATTCTGTTTAAGTGCTAATCCTGCGAAAGTATATCACATTTAATTTGTTCTGACTAAAATTCTGAGCTCAAACAGAAAATAGTGGTGGATTTCTTATTACTCATATACTGAAAATTCATAAATAATTATATTCCATTATTAATCTGATAGGTGGATTCGTTTTGGGAAAGATCTTGAACTTCTGGATTCTCCTGGGATTCTCCCGATGCGAATCAGCGACCAGTCATCAGCTATCAAACTTGCCATATGTGATGACATTGGAGAGAGGTCCTATGATGTGACTGATGTTGCTGCAGTTCTTGTACAGATGCTAACAAAGCTTCCTGCAGTAGGTATGTATCATGACATGCAGCCAAAGTGGAATACCATTTTGGCTAACAAAAAAATGACAGGTTCTGTATCTCAGAGAATGGATGGGTTTCCTTGTCATAGTATCTTATTTAGAAGATCGATGCTGAAAATTTTCTACTGCCATTTTGCATAGTGcttcacttttttttcttccaatttGTGTTAGGAACCAGAAAATCTAGACGAAAGATTGAAGGAAAGAACGAAAAGAATGAAATTCTATAATAAAATTTAAGCATAGAAATGGAGAATGAATTCTCCCCTAGGATTTCCCCTTCTGAAAGGATATCTCCTTTTAATCACAAACTAATAATGATACTGAATGATCTCCTCTACTCTCTCTATCCCCTATTTATAAACCCTGCTTACTATTAACTAATCACAAAAAGATCCCCTAATTACTTT
This is a stretch of genomic DNA from Lotus japonicus ecotype B-129 chromosome 1, LjGifu_v1.2. It encodes these proteins:
- the LOC130730715 gene encoding DAR GTPase 3, chloroplastic, which gives rise to MAMSVQLSSSSGLWVPNSPHRVPSRGKPGSPSALAATPPTLSSQPPTIQIVGLRGPSWSENGIANPNSNTFDGCEGENNLWSELDTDLYHWTKALRPVQWFPGHIAKAEKELKEQLRLMDVVIEVRDGRIPMSTTHPQMDLWLGNRKRILVLNREDMISTEDRNAWAEYFTRNGTKVVFSNGQLGMGTMKLGRLAKELAANVNVKRRAKGLLPRAVRAGIVGYPNVGKSSLINRLLKRRMCPAAPRPGVTRELRWIRFGKDLELLDSPGILPMRISDQSSAIKLAICDDIGERSYDVTDVAAVLVQMLTKLPAVGGDALRKRYKINVDSQCGKTFVEKLALQLFNGDFHQASFRVLSDFRKGKFGWTALERPPR
- the LOC130730714 gene encoding ARM REPEAT PROTEIN INTERACTING WITH ABF2-like, translating into MDCAAAVQNLKRKRYLIGDEDRNTLFDDSKRDQSIKIRHQVYHLNSVVSPSLKLADLVSALTALHALSEYAKDEELVDSLVNSGVVPIIMRFLLDLRDGNDSGEVVTVTLKYELQRGCVLVLSLLAVKPEYQQLIVDAGVLSYLVDFLRLHKTGLMSQELVGLLKKAADAITNLAHENTNIKNHLRNEGGIPPLVELLEFNDSKVQRAAAGALRTLAFKNDDNKNQIIGCNALPTLVLMLQSEDPTIHFEAVGVIGNLVHSSPNIKEVVLEAGALQPVILLLSSSCSESQREAALLIGQFAGSDESDSKAHIAQRGAIRPLVDLLMSPDENLREMSTFALGRLAQDSHNQAGIAYNGGIKPLLNLLESKNGYIQHHAAYALYGLADNEDNVADIIKAGGFQKLLDGHFEAQPTKECVAKTKKRLEEKMHGRVLKHVLYLMRFADKGVQRHVAIALAHLCSPDDHKTIFVDNNGLELLLVLLESSNLKQKRDASAALHKLASKATSVSLADAAPPSSPSPQVYLGEQYVNNPQLSDVTFLVEGKRFYAHKVCLLASSDPFRAMFDGGYRESEAKDIEIPNIKWNVFELMMRFIYTGTVEVKLDIVEDLLRAADQYLLDGLKCLCEKAISQVISVENVTIMYGMSEVYNATSLRNSCILFVLEQFDKLSAKPWSSRFLSCIAPEIRDFFSALLTKPCSTDS